The sequence below is a genomic window from Lolium perenne isolate Kyuss_39 chromosome 4, Kyuss_2.0, whole genome shotgun sequence.
CATCTTTATTTTGTCTGCCTTGACAACAACACTTCGTTCAAGGGGTGCAAAGCTCCGATCAGGGCCATAGAAATGAGGAAAGTAATTACAGCCATCAGCTGCTTCATAAATTAAGCCATCTGCAATCTAAGATACAGGAGGAAAGCAAATAGCATATGTCAATGTATTCACATAACAAACAGATGAAGTCTACAATATTATGAAGTAGTTAGCAATTTATTAAAGAAAAATACAAACTGATTTCCTCTTTGCTAGCTAAACATCTATACAATGGCGCCAACAATTTACAGGTCGCAATTTATGCATGTGTCCTAAGTTCTAACATCCATATAGATGTAATTAACATGAACACTAAAAAAAATTGGGCATCTCCCCGTAGCTACACTGAACTGATAGAAGTCGCATAAAATGGACTTTTGAATATGGTCTTAGATAAATGGCATTTTCAGTATCAATACCTTGGCGGTGTCAATTTGTAGCAGGTATAGATCATTTTTACCAAGGAAGAAATTCTTTAGTGTCATCTTCACCTACACCAAGTCAACGGTTAAAGAAACTTGCCTTTTGAGAAGGAACAGGATACAAAAGAGACAAACATGGATGGACATATACAATTCACATTTTCTTACAAAAACACCAGACCACAACATTGAAATAATCGGGATGATAAGAATATAACTAAAAATTGATATGTGTCCCCTGGAACAAACATGAAATCGGTGCAAATGAAGCTGGTACGGTAAAGAGGGTTTTTTGTGGTAGGGATTAGCAAGCATCGGCCGTCCAGCTAGAGAGATCCAATAGTCTGGCTTGATCAATACTTGTTGACTGAGTTAGTAGTATTTTTTCACTAAAGGGCAGATTTGGCAGATGAAAAAGACACGGATTCCTTATACTAGTTTCCTTAGCGTGGCATTCCTTATAATAGATTAATTATTTTACTCCTTAGACTAGTTTCGTAGTACAAACAATCCGTGCACGTGGCTCACAAATTGATTGACGGATGCATCATAGTCTCCcccatcttatcgtattcaacacaTGTCCTCTCCTCGATGCCTGGTGTCCACTCGCAGCATAGCCAGCAGCTGCTATGTTATGTCTTAGGGTTTCTAACAAATCAGCCTCACTTATATACCATATACCATCCCAGGTCACTTGAGCTAATGGGCCACATGGGTCACAATAGGAAGATAGACTGCTAGATAGAATGAACCCCATATACTatccaacactccccctcaagatgggtGATAGATATCTATCATCCCCATCTTGTCACAAGCTCCTTGGCAGCCAAACCTTTTGTCAGACAATCAACAATCTGCTCCCCTGTGCTCACATAGTTGATCTTGATAATTCCAGCATCTAGTTTCTCTTTAGTGAAGAACCTGTCAatctcaatgtgctttgtcctatcATGCTGGACTAGATTGTTTACTATGCATATTGTTGACTTGTTATCACACCACACGTTCAAGTGTCCAACCTTTAAGATCTTCAACTCACTCAGAAGGTTTCTTACCCATAGCATCTCACTTGGTCCTAGAGACATGGCTCTGCTTCTGCAGTTGATCTTGATACTACTGCTTGTTTTTTTGCTTCTCCATGCTACcaagtcccccccccccccgcccaacAAATACAAAATAACCAAAAGTTGACCTTCTATCGTCTAACCAGCTTGCCCAGTCAGCATCTTTAAACCATAACCCTTTTCCTGGATTTCCTTTTAAGTATCTTAGGATTCGCTGAACAACATCCATGTGTCCACTTTTTGGCTCATGCATATATCTGCTCACTACACCAACTGCATATGCAATATCTAGTCTTGTGTGACACAAGTATAACAATCTTCCCACCACTTTCTGATATTTCTCCTTGTCTACGAGTTCGCCGCATTGAGCTGTTACCTTTTGATTTGATCCATGGGTGTTGGAGCTGCACGGCAATCCATCATCCCCATATCACTGAGAAGGTCCAAGATGTACTTGCGTTGTGATAGAACTATTCCCTTCTTTGACCTTATAACCTCTATTCCAAGAAAGTATCTAAGTTACCCCAGATCTTTGACTTCAAAGGCTTTGCTTAAACAATTCTTTACACTAGTTATTTCGGCTGCATCATCTCCTGTGATTATAATGTCATCCACGTAGACTGCTAGAATTGTTATTTTCTGATTTGAATGTCTATAGAATACAGTGTGGTCTCCATTACACTGTCCATATCCCATCTCACACACAGCTCTTCTAAATCGATCGAACCAAGCTCTAGGAGATTGTTTTAAACCATACAACGATTTCTTTAGCCTGCACACTTTACCTTCAGTTTCAGCTGAAGCCAAGCCCGAGGGAATCTCCATGTAAACTTCTTCTTGTAGATCACCATGTAGGAATGCATTTTTTACAGTATATACCCATTTACAACACTGCATTCTTTCCTCTAGGAAGAGTAGTCAATTCCCAAGTCATGTTCTTCCTCAATGCCTCCAATTCTTCGTTCATAGCTGCAAACCACTTCTGATCCCGCTTGGCTGCCCTCCAATCTGTTGGAATTGCAATAGACTAGAGAGAAGCTACAAATGCCTTGTATGACGGGGATAAAGCTTCATATGATAAATATTTATTGATGTTGTGTACCAAGCCATATCTATCGATTTCTTTCAACGTAGTTGCTCTTGTCCCCTTCCTCAAAGCAATAGGAAAATCCAACAACTCCATTGTATTGCCTATTGACCTTTCTTCAGGCATATCAGCCTCAACAACTTGTAACTCCCCCTGTTCCTATGCATGGTGCTCCCCCTTTCTTCAATCCTTGGTCTCCGTGAGTACACACGAAGATCCTGCTCTTCATTTGGCTTTGGCCAACTTCTAGCATGTGGCAATTCTGGTACAACAAGTGGTATAGACCCAACAATCATAGGCTATTGTGGTTGTTGTTGCTCCACATGAGGAGAGTTGTTGTTACTTGCACTGCTGCCACTTGCACTCTCCCTCACTTGACCAGCAATATTCAGTGGCTGGTCAAGCCCTTCAAATATAGCACTCAAATCTGTTTTTTCACCATAAAAGGGGTTACATTCCTAGAAAGTAACATCAATACTTACAAATGTGCGTCGCTCAGAGGGACTCCAACATTTATATCCTCGTTGTCCAGCATGATAGCCAACGAAGATGCACTTAATAGCTCTAGGATCGAGTTTTGTCACCGAGGGCCTGTGATCACGAACAAAGCAAGTGCAGCCAAACACCTTTGGAGGAACCACAAACTTGTTCTCTCCTAGCAATAATTCATAAGGAGATTCCATATCTAGTATTCTTGAGGGCATGCGATTGATAGGAAACGTAGCAGTCATCACACTCCAGAGGAATTGTGGGACATTCATGGTATACATCAATGATCGAGCCACTTCTAAAATGTGGCGATTCTTTCTCTCTGCCACTCCATTTTGAGGTGGAGTGTCTGGACATGATGTCTGATGTAGAATACCATGATTAGATAGAAATCCGCCAAACTTCTTGTTAATATATTTTGTCCCATTACCTGATCTGAGCATTTGGACCTGCACCTTGAACTGGGTTTTAACATATGCATAGAAATTCTGGAAACAAGAAAACACTTCATCCTTATGCTTCATAAGGTACACCCAAGTCATTCGAGAATAACAGTCAATGAATGTCACAAAATACTTCATCCCACTGATAGAGGAAATAGGACATGTCCACACATCAGAATGCACAAGCATAAACGAGGATATACTTCTGAGCCCCTTACTCACATAGGTGTTTCTAGTATGTTTAGCATACTCACATGCTTCACACTTAAGATTGTTCTTATCAACTTCACTCATTACATCCGGAAAGACTTCAGTCATTTTATCAAAAGCAACATGTCCCATTCTACAATGGTGCATCGTAGCAATTTTCTCCTTCTCCAGCAGAGCTGCAACTAGCGTTGAACCTTCTAGCTTGCATGATTCATCACGGTCCATGTACCAAAGGCCTCTACGCCTGGTTCCGGTTCCAATCTTCCTTCCACTTAGCCTCTCCTGTATAAAGAATATATATCTATCAACGATTACACGACAGTCTATTTGATCAACCAGTGCACTTAGAGAGAGTAAATTCACAGGAAATGCAGGAACATGTAGGACTGATGATAGCTCTCGTGCACTGAACAACTCCAACTCCAGTTCCTTTGATTGGTTGAGCTGTACCATCAGCAGTTTGAATTGTTTCTTGATGCATTGAAGTGGTTGGTCTATATGATTCGAACTCTTCAATGCTACCAGCAACATGTTTGGAGGCCCCAGAGTATAGTATACATTCTGAATATAGTCTATGCATAGCTATAGAGGCACTTTCAGTCTTACCTTCATCCGAGTAGACAAAGTGAGCAAAGTGCCCAAAACTTGCATCAGCTTGCTGCTCTCCCATCTTCACTTCACTCTGACTTGAACTAGGTTGTCCTTGCCCTTCATTCATTGCTGACATGTTTGCTCTAGCACTCACTTGATGGTTGGAATACCCTGCATTCCTGCCTCTAACTCCCCTGAAATTTCCTTGGCCATACCCCCTTCCATGGTCACGTCTTGGAGCAAAACAATTATGATTTAGATGCCCTTTTATGCCACAATTTTGGCAATCACGTGTCTCTTGCCTATTTGACACATAGTAAGCTGGTTTAGGAACAACCTCCACTTTCTCCATTTGTTTCAGCCTAGTTTCTTCTTGAGCCATAGCTGCAATTGCCTCTTCCGGTGTAGGCAGGTGAGGAAGATGCATCAGCCCTCCTTCCCTCAAATGCAAGATTCAGTCCCTTCATAAATTTCATCACCTTTCTGTCCTCAATCCTGAATGAGGCAGCACCAAGGGGGCAAGGTGATCCAGATCTGTCCATGCACGTCTCAACTCTCCCACCTATATCATCACTGATTTTTCACCTTGAGTCAAATCGTGTATTGTGTCTTCAATTTGAGAGACCAACATGACGTTTCCCTTGCCCGAGTACATCTTTGACACTGTTGATGTGGAAAGAGCTTCCACTGATGCTGCTGCAACAGGTGTCAAAGAATTCAGCAACCAAGTGAGAACTACTGAATCTGTAGCATTCCATCTCTTCCACTCCTGCCCTTCCTTTTCTTCAGGCTCAAGAACCTTTCCTAACGCGTACCCTTCCATCGACTTTGTCCTTAGAATAACATCCCCCTCCTGGACCAACTCAGATAACTTCCAACCCCATCGAGCTTGATCTCATTTTGCATGAGTTCAAGCTTATACTGCATCTTCCCATGTGGGGCAGCCTTCCTGCCTACCCCAGAAGTAGTTCCTCAGAAGTAGCAGAAGATGCCCCATGTGATGTCTTTGCAGCCAGCAAGTTGGCCAACTTGTCAAGCACCTTGGCCATGGCCCGATCCTCCTCAGCCACCTCCAATCACAGCAACACAATTTCACCACAAGCACCACTGCCTGCAACCTCCTTTGGATCTGCTGCCACGAGATCACGCACCACCCCACGCTTGCCCCTCAGAGAAGCCACCAGAGGAGCACCATCATCGTCGCCCTGGTTGTCACCGGCGACACCACCACCGCTGCCGGTGGCTgtgataccatgtagaagaggAAGAGTGGCTAACCTAGAGACAGCAGCCAGCAGCTGCTATGTTATGTCTTAGGGTTTCTAACAGATCAGCCTCACTTATATACCATCCTAGGTCACTTGAGCTAATGGGCCACATGGGCCAGAATAGGAAGACAGACTGCTAGATAGAATGCAGCCCATATACTATCTAACACGATCGTATCCAAATATGTATGAGTTTATCATCGTATATACAATGTAATGTGCTTAAAGTGGTGCATTTAACTTACATCTTCAAGTTATCAATTCGCATACCTATCCAGATAAAAAGTTATCAATCCGCACGAGAAATATTTGTTGGATTAATAATTCAGGCAAGAGGTATGTTGCAACTAACAAAATGTGTACAATAGTTGGACAATGGTAATAGCAAATGATGCACATACTTCACTAGTTCCAGCGTGCATAATGTGTAAAAAAAACCCGCCTGATTTAGGAGTATAAGCTGGGGACTGATCGAAACATACCTATGGTAACTATCATTGGAACATCGAATCATGATGTGGCATGATTGCACTTACCGTAGTAACAAATCAAATCCCTATTGTGATTTCTTACCCAGTGATTTATCCGAATTATCCCTAAAAATCAACGGTGGTCATACCTCAATACTACTAGAACTAGTAAATTATACCGTAAAAGACCTCACGGTAAAAGACAGTACTGACAGATCTTACAACACCTGAACATGTGACAGTTGAAGGAAGTCGATGTGAATATCATGCGAATAAGTAAGACATCTGTAGACTAGAGGAGTAAGAGCATCTTGGAGAATATGTACATAAGGGCATCTCTAGCGGAGCGACGTATTTCGGACACCTAAaatgtccgcgagcgtccgtttgcatcgccTGACGGACGCGGAAATGGttccgcgtccgtttgcgtctggggctgGCTCCAGCGGCGACGCATTTTCGGCGCAGgccaaatttcaaaaaaatcaaactaGCATCAACTTTGCACGAAATTTATAGCCGCAAATTGAGGTCTGCAATATGTTCATCACAGTTTGCACAAGGTAGGGCGCAAAGTGgagcaaaaggggcacaacaagacctgaacaacaataaaaaaaaaagtccaaaaggaggccaaggtgctgggcgcatggcgatggcgatcaggcgtctcgcgAGCAGGACtcaccgcttctaggcgtccggttgaggtcgggaaccgccGCCCCGTTGAACTG
It includes:
- the LOC127326100 gene encoding uncharacterized protein, which translates into the protein MTTLPPPEFVYRISTADEWAELERTGGTHGGDLDRSTGCIHLSDLSQVKMTLKNFFLGKNDLYLLQIDTAKIADGLIYEAADGCNYFPHFYGPDRSFAPLERSVVVKADKIKMAQDEFSCSLLDGATL